Proteins co-encoded in one Spirosoma endbachense genomic window:
- a CDS encoding carboxylesterase/lipase family protein, giving the protein MNSLHRRDFLTRLTLATAALATPRYGFSNVSRADEFVEVSTTHGRLKGARSEGVTTFKGIPYAGRISGDRRFRRPALLEPWTGVRDALQFGAPAIQPPRRNEPAPAEDCLFLNVWTPASDNRKRPVMFYSHGGGFVGGSGASGGQDGSNLARNFDVVVVETNHRLGLFGFLYLDDIAGPDFAGSGNMGMLDIAAGLKWVHDNIAQFGGDPNNVMIWGESGGGAKTSCLYAMPEAAPYFNKASIESGPGVRMTPKEVAAETTAMLLKELNIAPKDWRKLLDVPAADLLAMQNKLPFVPPFQEKNRNQGMMRRNYGGFGPVVDGVVLPHHPFDPTAPAISQNKPLLVGWNEDEYTFFAWERKDTEFAKLDFESLPKKLEAQYGADAGRIVDTYRKANPNASAPDIFIAVSSITMMGLGSVDIAEKKVKQGGAPVYLYNFGYKSEKKIPGTDYPMGTPHAMDISFKFNNELPPRDGSAPKESFFGGNRPERFVASRHFAELWTTFARMGKPAAKDVPAWPAYNLNTRPTMRIDATCEVIDNRFSQELALWRSLGKL; this is encoded by the coding sequence ATGAACAGCTTACACCGACGAGATTTTTTAACCCGTTTGACGCTGGCTACGGCCGCTTTGGCTACACCTCGTTATGGGTTTTCAAATGTTAGCAGAGCCGACGAATTTGTCGAGGTATCAACCACCCACGGTCGCCTGAAGGGGGCACGAAGCGAGGGGGTGACTACGTTTAAGGGCATACCCTACGCGGGACGTATTTCGGGCGATCGGCGCTTTCGGCGGCCCGCTTTGCTCGAACCCTGGACGGGCGTGCGGGATGCCCTTCAGTTCGGCGCACCCGCCATTCAGCCGCCCCGGCGCAATGAACCAGCTCCCGCAGAAGATTGTCTGTTCCTGAATGTGTGGACACCGGCCAGCGACAATCGCAAAAGACCGGTGATGTTCTACAGTCACGGGGGTGGATTTGTGGGTGGTTCTGGCGCATCAGGTGGGCAAGATGGGTCGAACCTGGCCCGCAACTTCGATGTGGTGGTCGTAGAAACAAACCACCGGCTGGGGCTTTTTGGCTTTCTTTACCTGGATGATATTGCCGGTCCCGACTTTGCTGGTTCGGGTAATATGGGGATGCTCGATATTGCGGCGGGTTTGAAATGGGTGCACGACAACATTGCCCAGTTTGGGGGCGATCCTAATAACGTGATGATCTGGGGCGAATCGGGTGGTGGAGCCAAAACATCCTGCCTTTATGCCATGCCCGAAGCGGCTCCCTATTTCAATAAGGCGTCTATCGAAAGTGGGCCGGGGGTTCGCATGACACCTAAAGAAGTAGCCGCTGAAACGACGGCCATGCTACTTAAGGAGTTGAATATTGCGCCTAAAGACTGGCGAAAGCTCCTGGACGTACCGGCGGCTGATTTGCTGGCGATGCAGAACAAGTTGCCGTTTGTGCCGCCGTTTCAGGAGAAGAATCGCAATCAGGGCATGATGCGCCGTAATTACGGTGGGTTCGGGCCGGTGGTGGATGGAGTGGTCCTCCCACATCATCCCTTCGACCCGACTGCACCTGCCATTTCACAAAACAAGCCGTTGCTGGTTGGCTGGAACGAAGACGAGTACACTTTCTTCGCCTGGGAGCGTAAAGACACCGAGTTTGCCAAACTGGACTTCGAGAGTTTACCCAAAAAACTGGAAGCCCAATACGGAGCGGACGCTGGTCGGATTGTCGATACCTACCGTAAAGCAAACCCAAATGCGTCGGCCCCGGATATTTTTATTGCGGTTTCTTCCATCACTATGATGGGGCTAGGCTCCGTCGATATAGCCGAGAAAAAAGTCAAGCAGGGCGGAGCACCCGTGTATCTGTATAATTTTGGGTATAAGTCCGAAAAGAAGATTCCCGGTACGGACTATCCGATGGGTACGCCCCACGCGATGGATATTTCGTTTAAATTCAACAACGAGTTGCCCCCCCGCGACGGGTCAGCTCCCAAAGAGAGTTTCTTCGGCGGTAATCGGCCCGAGCGATTTGTGGCTTCCCGCCACTTCGCTGAGCTGTGGACCACCTTCGCCCGGATGGGGAAGCCAGCCGCCAAAGATGTTCCTGCTTGGCCAGCCTACAACCTCAACACCCGTCCCACCATGCGCATCGATGCCACCTGCGAAGTCATCGATAACCGTTTTAGTCAGGAGCTGGCCCTGTGGCGGTCACTCGGAAAACTATAG
- a CDS encoding alpha-L-rhamnosidase-related protein, whose protein sequence is MRNTFLVGGLLTTLFYLSGRLCAQSISADILQKPWKAQWITGPGKPINRFTATSDLSLKDYGVVKFRKTIDLSAKPASFLVHVSGDNRYKLFVNEKQVAQGPTRGDLYFWNYETIDLAPYLQAGSNLVAAVVWNDGRQKPEAQISFLTGFILQGNTPAEEILNTNESWKTAKDESYQPLPVRVPGYYVAGPSELVDMRKHLKGWEQRAFNDSNWVNARMIGAGTTKATAVNSTGWMLVPSPLPPMEMTRLRLSSTRKAEGVEVPTGFPATPTKVTIPANTKATILLDQGTLTNAYPTLLFSGGQEATLSMGYAEALYTPRSASTGSARPAPLGKGNRNEVDGKSFIGKADSLLSDGTANQAYTPLWWRTYRYIRLVVNTKAEPLVIDDLYGTFTGYPFVAKAKFQSQNPELSKMLDIGWRTARLCAFETYMDCPYYEQLQYIGDARIQALVSLYYAGDDRLARYGLTLMDHSRIPEGITLSRYPTDLHQQIPTFSLWWVAMLHDYYRYRPDSQFIKDKLPGARQVLSFFERYQQADGSLKNVPYWVFTDWSQGKGWNFGMAPIGQHGESAVLDMQLLWTYQLAADLEKQLGIAELSSLYLRRAEQLKQTIQRKYWNSAKNLYADTEAKDTYSQHANSLAILSGVASAQQAPALAKQMLADTSLAPASIYFKFYLHQALTKAGLGDDYLNWLEKWRENMTLGLSTWAETSDVNTSRSDCHAWGSSPNIEFFRTILGIDSDAPGFAKVKITPHLGSINDISGEIPHPNGIVAVNYKQQQDKLQAQINLPAKTTGNFIWKGKTYALKPGLNKLTL, encoded by the coding sequence ATGAGGAATACGTTTCTAGTCGGGGGGCTCTTGACCACCCTATTTTATCTATCCGGTCGGCTCTGTGCTCAATCCATTAGTGCCGATATTCTACAAAAGCCCTGGAAAGCGCAGTGGATCACGGGGCCCGGCAAGCCGATTAATCGGTTTACGGCTACCTCGGACCTCTCCCTGAAGGACTATGGCGTAGTTAAATTCAGGAAGACGATTGATTTATCCGCTAAACCGGCTTCCTTCCTCGTTCATGTGTCGGGCGATAACCGCTATAAGCTGTTTGTCAACGAAAAGCAGGTGGCACAAGGACCCACCCGGGGCGACTTATACTTCTGGAATTACGAAACGATCGACCTGGCTCCCTATTTACAGGCGGGCAGTAACCTGGTGGCGGCTGTGGTCTGGAACGATGGCCGTCAGAAACCCGAAGCCCAGATTTCTTTCCTGACGGGGTTTATTTTGCAGGGAAACACCCCGGCGGAAGAAATTCTGAACACGAACGAGAGCTGGAAAACGGCCAAAGACGAAAGCTATCAGCCCCTGCCCGTACGCGTTCCGGGCTATTATGTAGCGGGCCCCTCCGAGCTTGTGGACATGCGTAAACACCTGAAGGGTTGGGAACAAAGGGCCTTCAACGACAGCAACTGGGTCAACGCACGCATGATCGGAGCGGGCACAACCAAAGCAACGGCTGTTAACTCGACGGGCTGGATGCTGGTACCCTCGCCACTGCCGCCGATGGAGATGACTCGGCTGCGCCTGTCTTCTACCCGTAAAGCAGAGGGGGTAGAGGTGCCGACGGGTTTTCCGGCTACGCCTACTAAAGTGACGATACCGGCCAATACGAAGGCCACGATCCTGCTGGATCAGGGAACGTTGACGAATGCCTACCCAACACTGTTGTTTAGCGGTGGGCAGGAGGCTACCCTGTCGATGGGGTATGCCGAGGCCCTTTATACGCCGAGATCGGCCAGCACCGGGTCAGCTCGTCCGGCCCCACTGGGCAAAGGCAACCGCAATGAAGTGGATGGGAAGAGTTTTATCGGTAAAGCCGATAGCTTGCTCTCCGATGGAACAGCTAATCAGGCCTATACCCCACTGTGGTGGCGAACCTATCGGTATATCCGGTTGGTGGTTAACACTAAAGCCGAACCCTTGGTGATTGATGACCTCTATGGCACCTTCACGGGTTACCCCTTCGTGGCGAAGGCTAAATTTCAGTCACAAAACCCGGAGTTAAGCAAGATGCTGGATATTGGCTGGCGAACGGCCCGGCTCTGCGCCTTCGAAACCTATATGGACTGCCCCTACTACGAGCAGTTGCAATACATTGGCGATGCCCGAATCCAGGCGCTGGTTTCGCTGTACTACGCTGGCGATGATCGCCTGGCGCGTTACGGTTTGACACTAATGGACCACTCCCGTATCCCGGAAGGCATCACGTTAAGCCGGTACCCAACGGATTTGCATCAACAGATACCCACGTTCTCACTCTGGTGGGTAGCCATGCTCCACGATTATTATCGGTACCGGCCCGACAGCCAGTTCATTAAAGACAAACTACCCGGTGCGCGGCAGGTACTCTCGTTTTTTGAGCGTTACCAGCAAGCGGATGGGTCACTAAAAAACGTACCCTACTGGGTCTTCACCGACTGGTCGCAGGGTAAAGGCTGGAACTTCGGCATGGCACCCATCGGTCAACATGGGGAGTCAGCGGTGCTGGATATGCAACTGCTGTGGACGTATCAGTTAGCCGCCGACCTGGAAAAGCAGTTGGGTATTGCGGAGTTATCTTCCTTATACCTGCGCCGGGCGGAACAGTTAAAACAAACCATTCAGCGCAAATACTGGAATTCGGCAAAGAACCTCTATGCGGACACTGAAGCGAAGGATACCTATTCTCAGCACGCTAATTCGTTAGCCATTTTGTCGGGGGTTGCGTCGGCGCAACAGGCTCCCGCCCTGGCCAAACAAATGTTGGCTGATACGTCGCTGGCTCCGGCCTCGATTTATTTTAAGTTTTACCTGCACCAGGCACTCACCAAAGCGGGCCTGGGTGATGATTACCTGAACTGGCTGGAAAAGTGGCGGGAAAACATGACGCTGGGCCTGTCGACCTGGGCTGAGACGTCCGATGTGAACACCTCCCGTTCCGATTGCCACGCGTGGGGGTCAAGTCCGAATATCGAGTTCTTCCGAACCATTTTGGGTATTGACAGCGATGCGCCTGGTTTTGCGAAAGTAAAAATCACCCCTCATTTGGGTTCGATTAATGATATCAGTGGTGAGATACCGCACCCAAATGGCATTGTGGCGGTCAACTATAAACAACAGCAAGATAAGCTTCAGGCTCAAATCAATCTGCCTGCAAAAACGACTGGTAATTTTATCTGGAAAGGGAAAACCTATGCGTTAAAACCCGGCCTAAATAAACTGACCTTGTAG
- a CDS encoding FAD binding domain-containing protein, with protein sequence MKTFTYERVSTPAEAAAAAARTPGAKFLAGGTNLLDLMKLEIEAPPHIIDIGKIGLDKIESTPAGGLRIGALVTNTDLAAHPIVRRDYGLLSRALLAGASGQLRNKATTAGNLLQRTRCPYFYDTNQLCNKRVPGSGCAAIAGFSRQLAIIGTSTSCIATYPGDMAVAMRALDAMVETVKANGAKRTLSLDQFYRLPGQTPQLETTLEKNELITSVVLPPPVGGVHIYHKVRDRSSYAFALVSVGAILKKDGTGQVAVGGIAPRPWRIETAEPLLPSGAKAFTAQLLKGARPTNENEYKLALVERTLAAVLNEAKH encoded by the coding sequence ATGAAAACATTCACGTACGAGCGGGTGAGCACACCCGCCGAAGCTGCGGCTGCTGCGGCCCGAACGCCGGGAGCTAAATTCCTGGCCGGGGGCACTAACCTGCTCGATCTGATGAAACTGGAAATCGAAGCGCCACCCCATATCATCGATATTGGCAAAATTGGTCTCGACAAGATTGAATCAACGCCAGCCGGTGGACTGCGTATTGGGGCGCTGGTGACCAACACCGATCTGGCGGCTCATCCCATCGTGCGTCGGGATTATGGGCTTTTGTCCAGGGCTTTACTGGCGGGGGCGTCGGGGCAGTTACGCAACAAAGCCACCACGGCCGGTAATCTCTTGCAGCGTACTCGCTGCCCATATTTTTACGACACCAACCAGCTTTGCAACAAGCGCGTGCCCGGCAGCGGCTGTGCGGCCATTGCTGGCTTTAGTCGGCAACTGGCCATCATTGGCACTAGTACTTCATGCATCGCTACCTATCCGGGCGACATGGCGGTGGCCATGCGTGCCCTCGACGCAATGGTAGAAACGGTAAAGGCCAACGGTGCCAAACGCACCCTTTCGCTGGACCAGTTTTACCGCCTGCCGGGTCAAACCCCGCAATTGGAAACAACGCTGGAGAAAAACGAACTGATTACCAGTGTCGTCCTGCCGCCACCGGTGGGTGGGGTACATATCTACCATAAAGTGCGTGACCGTAGCTCCTACGCCTTTGCCCTGGTCTCGGTGGGGGCTATTCTCAAGAAAGATGGTACCGGCCAGGTGGCCGTTGGCGGGATAGCGCCCCGACCCTGGCGGATTGAGACGGCTGAACCGCTGCTGCCATCAGGGGCAAAGGCGTTTACCGCCCAACTGTTAAAAGGTGCCCGACCTACCAACGAAAACGAGTATAAGCTAGCCCTGGTCGAACGAAC
- the paoA gene encoding aldehyde dehydrogenase iron-sulfur subunit PaoA has product MEESNESTMSRREMIVGTTAAIAAITMANVTGMQAAPHTVPLSLAKVSFTVNGQPQNLEMDTRTTLLDTLREHLHFTGTKKGCDHGQCGACTVLVNNQRINSCLSLALQHQGDTITTIEGLGTPERLHPMQAAFIKYDGYQCGYCTPGQICSAVAVLNEIKAGIPSHVSASLLEKPKATSTELRERMSGNICRCGAYSNIAEAMSEVAQKQA; this is encoded by the coding sequence ATGGAAGAGTCAAATGAGTCGACGATGAGTCGGCGTGAAATGATTGTTGGGACGACCGCTGCTATTGCCGCTATTACCATGGCGAATGTGACAGGTATGCAGGCCGCTCCCCATACCGTTCCACTTTCTCTGGCAAAGGTCTCCTTTACGGTAAATGGGCAACCCCAAAACCTGGAAATGGATACCCGAACTACCTTGCTCGATACGCTCCGGGAACACCTCCACTTTACAGGCACCAAAAAAGGCTGCGACCACGGGCAGTGTGGCGCATGTACGGTGCTGGTTAACAATCAGCGGATCAATTCCTGCCTATCACTGGCCCTGCAGCATCAAGGCGATACTATTACCACTATCGAGGGACTAGGAACGCCGGAGCGTCTCCATCCTATGCAGGCAGCCTTTATCAAGTACGATGGCTACCAGTGCGGCTACTGCACACCGGGGCAGATTTGCTCGGCCGTCGCAGTGCTCAACGAGATCAAAGCCGGAATCCCCAGCCACGTCAGTGCCAGTTTGCTGGAGAAACCAAAGGCCACCTCTACGGAACTGCGCGAACGGATGAGCGGCAACATCTGCCGATGCGGGGCCTACTCCAATATTGCCGAAGCGATGAGCGAAGTGGCCCAGAAACAAGCCTAA
- a CDS encoding LysR family transcriptional regulator produces the protein MDLRQLTYFVGVAETLHFGHAARQLFVSQSALSQQIKLLESELGVDLFDRIKRTKWHQVELTQAGALFLVDAKNILHLSEQAIQNVRQVETKQSAVTLGVFKLILPERIVGMLDLFATHFPALSVKLVELPNTTQVQEWVATDRLDLGMTVLPLVHEGLTATTYAEINYTILMNRSHPLSTQTGIRLEQLQGQKWIDVGREAGVFFGQAEEICRQANVNRASSIVQHVPSFELLKSMVRMGKGIAFIPASLDLQQEPNLLSMPILNNDGTPFRKIVIQHVLIHKTEPLTPLVQALVRLVKVHMAVTYTP, from the coding sequence ATGGATTTAAGACAGTTAACCTATTTTGTCGGGGTGGCCGAGACCCTGCACTTTGGCCACGCAGCCCGGCAACTATTTGTAAGCCAGTCGGCCCTAAGTCAGCAGATTAAGCTATTGGAAAGTGAACTGGGCGTTGACCTGTTTGATCGAATTAAACGAACTAAATGGCATCAGGTGGAACTGACCCAGGCGGGGGCACTTTTTTTGGTTGATGCCAAAAATATCCTTCATCTCAGTGAACAAGCGATTCAAAACGTTCGGCAAGTAGAAACGAAACAGTCGGCCGTCACGCTGGGCGTTTTCAAACTGATCCTACCTGAACGAATCGTGGGGATGCTCGACCTGTTTGCCACGCACTTCCCTGCGTTATCCGTCAAACTGGTCGAATTACCCAATACAACTCAGGTGCAGGAATGGGTGGCTACAGACCGGTTGGATCTGGGAATGACTGTGCTGCCATTAGTCCATGAAGGCTTGACGGCAACAACGTATGCCGAAATCAATTACACCATCCTGATGAACAGAAGCCACCCGCTGTCCACTCAAACGGGCATCCGTCTGGAGCAGTTACAGGGCCAAAAGTGGATTGATGTGGGGCGGGAGGCTGGGGTATTTTTTGGCCAGGCCGAGGAAATTTGCCGCCAGGCCAATGTCAATCGGGCTAGTAGCATCGTGCAGCATGTTCCTTCTTTTGAGTTGCTGAAAAGTATGGTTCGAATGGGGAAAGGGATTGCGTTCATACCGGCTTCGCTGGATCTGCAACAGGAACCAAATCTACTATCCATGCCCATCCTGAACAATGATGGAACGCCCTTCAGAAAGATCGTTATCCAGCATGTGCTGATCCACAAAACCGAACCATTAACGCCTTTGGTACAGGCTTTGGTTAGGTTAGTTAAGGTCCATATGGCTGTGACATATACCCCCTAA